Part of the candidate division TA06 bacterium genome, GTAGGTCTGGGGCTCCTGGGCGTTAAATCCGGAGGGCAGGTTGGCATAGATCGGAGTCTTGCCGCCCATCTGCTCGGGATACAATACGTCGCCCACCTTGCCGGTTAAAAGCATCTCCATGTCCACTTCCACCGAGCCGTCCGACATGTAGCGGGGCTTGGAGGTGAAGCGAAAGTTTTTGACGATGCCGTCCACCCGGGTCTTGATGATGTCCGAACTCATCATGGCGTTCTCCACCGTGGTCTCGGAGGTCAACAGCACGCCGTTGAGGGTCTCTATCATGTTGCGCATGGCGTCAAGCTGGGCGGCCCGCAGGGCGTTCTTGCGCTGGGTCGAAGGCGGAAGTTTGGGGTTAAGCGCCCCGACGCCGGTGGATTTGACCGACTGGTCGGTCCAGTCTATCATGCCGGCGCCCTGGATGTTCTGTTCCACCTGGGCCAAAGCCAATGAGGCAAAGCCAAGTATGGCCAGCAGCGCTAAAGTTTTCTTAAACATTTTAAACTATGCTCCTTATATTTGATTTACTGAAAATTGCTAAAGCTGAATATCCGGGGTTTTACCGAGGCTAAACGTTACCACCTCCTATCGGGTTAAATATTATTTGTTTATTAAAAAATATAGAATTAGAAATGGACAACGCAGGAAGCCAAAACATTATGCGATTTTTCGCTTAAATTCTCCTCATAATAAACTGTACTATAATCCATTATGCTGGTCATGCCAAGTTCGTAAGCCAAGTCAAACCAAAGATTGCCGAATTTCATGCCAAAGCCCGCGGTAAACACCTTCCCCGCCACCTGGCTGGTGTCGGTGCCGTCATCATAAAAGCCGGTATATGTCTTGGGATCTGTCCTAAAGCCCAATCGGACTGGAAATACCGCATTGCTGCCAATGAATATATACTCCAGCCCAACTCTGAATTGATTGCAATTTTTCAGCAACAAAGTGTCACTTAGATGATTTGTTTCATCCGACCATAGATTATATAGCATATAATCATTATAGACGTTGGTTTTACCATACGGCCGCCTCTCAAAATCAGCCGCTATCGTCAAATTGTCGGTCGGTTTAATGGCCACGCCAAATCCAAAAGAAAATGGCATTTTTATAGTGTGCTCATATTTGTTCGTAGTAGCGGAGGACGTATCCCGTGTGTTGGTAGGATTCCCAATCCAACGCCAGGTATAAGCTATATCATAGGTTTCTGTGGTTTTTTGTTTTAACGTAAACGGCAGTTGAATTTTTGCCCCAAAATTGAACTTTCTGGAGGTAGCCAGCAAACCGCCATTCAGCCCGAACCCGTTGTATTTTGTTTCGTAGTTATACGACTCGCTGCCGGTTATGTCAAAAGTATCTTTCAAAGTAGCAAGATAGTTCCAATTCGCATCGTAAATATCGCGTATGGCAATATCGTCCCAGAGATTGGGGCTAAAAGTGTTTTTATATTCATCAGTGGTGCCGTTGACAAATATATTGGCCGCAACGCCAATATATATATTTGGGTTAAGTTGTAAAGCCACCGCCGGAGTTATGGCGTCAACCCCGCCCTTTACTTTGTCTTCATATTTAGAGGGGCTGTAAAGATACCCCAAAGCATATAGTGATGAAGATGGATAATAATCGAAAATAAAACTCTCGCGGTCAAACTGCCCAGAGGAACTTGTGCCCATGTCTATTTGCCGCTGGTAGGCTGCTGCCAGCACCAAATTGCGGCCGCCGACTTTCATCGGAAGCGCTAAACTAAAGAAGTTTGGCGCGATATGTTTCTCCGTAAATGTGGTATCATAAGGCCCATCGCTGTCCTGGTATTTATATATATACCCTTTTATGTTAAACAGCCCCACGGCGGAAGCTTCCATTTTATCTAATTGGGCAATGCCGGCAGGGTTCCAGGAAACGGCCGTAGCATCATCAGCCAGGCCGATAAAAGCGCCCCCCA contains:
- a CDS encoding LPP20 family lipoprotein, coding for MFKKTLALLAILGFASLALAQVEQNIQGAGMIDWTDQSVKSTGVGALNPKLPPSTQRKNALRAAQLDAMRNMIETLNGVLLTSETTVENAMMSSDIIKTRVDGIVKNFRFTSKPRYMSDGSVEVDMEMLLTGKVGDVLYPEQMGGKTPIYANLPSGFNAQEPQTYTGLIIDATGTDAMPAMVPAILDESGEGIYGQDFVPRESAVKNGVVIYAKTMEEAMANAARVGSNPLVIKAVKSSGLNKADLIIADSDVENVAVIADNTDIYDNCRVIIVLKQ